Proteins co-encoded in one Flavivirga eckloniae genomic window:
- a CDS encoding GIN domain-containing protein yields MKKINFIALTLLFGFMTLSSCTIDVIRVDSDDYITTRDIDITNYSSVEIANGFTARIKFSNTEESIKIEANHNLHNYIVATKRDNKLVIRFKNNYVIRGEETLNVYITTKSINNFTATADSQIYLDDLLVEDNVKVKISADSEFSGDIYADYLYLSATADSNIDLTGSVNILDANLSADSNLYGYGLQVKDLKMKMVSDCDTHITINKTIDIEAVSGCTLSYKGNATIVHQIVKADSRVIRVD; encoded by the coding sequence ATGAAAAAAATCAATTTTATAGCCCTGACGCTCCTTTTTGGATTCATGACTTTATCATCATGTACTATAGATGTTATACGGGTAGATTCAGACGACTACATAACTACTCGAGATATTGATATTACCAATTACTCATCGGTAGAAATAGCTAATGGGTTTACGGCTCGCATTAAATTTTCCAACACAGAAGAGTCTATCAAAATAGAGGCTAATCATAATTTACACAATTATATTGTAGCCACTAAAAGAGATAATAAGTTGGTTATTCGATTTAAAAACAATTATGTAATTAGAGGTGAAGAAACACTTAATGTATATATTACCACAAAGTCTATTAATAATTTTACCGCAACTGCAGATTCTCAAATTTATTTAGACGATCTGTTAGTAGAAGATAACGTGAAAGTAAAAATAAGTGCAGATAGTGAGTTTTCTGGCGATATATATGCAGATTATTTATATTTATCGGCTACGGCAGATTCTAATATAGATTTAACCGGTTCGGTAAATATTCTGGATGCAAACCTTTCTGCAGATTCCAACCTTTATGGTTATGGTTTACAAGTTAAAGATTTAAAAATGAAAATGGTTTCAGATTGTGATACACATATTACGATAAACAAAACGATCGATATTGAAGCTGTTTCAGGCTGTACGCTAAGTTATAAAGGTAATGCAACTATTGTTCATCAAATAGTAAAAGCTGATTCTAGGGTTATTAGAGTGGATTAG